Proteins encoded by one window of Desulfovibrio ferrophilus:
- the flgB gene encoding flagellar basal body rod protein FlgB, translating into MKSLFGTHIQLTGKVLDMRLMRQNVVMSNLANITTPNYKAQRLTFEEDLQSALNLDARGKMSRTAGAHVPSVFSSDSFGADLEKGFKHRVIHGQDNVDLDKEMSVMAKNTLMYNALTTVLKKNFEGLTTLISEASK; encoded by the coding sequence ATGAAAAGCCTTTTTGGAACTCATATTCAGTTAACGGGCAAAGTCCTGGACATGCGGCTCATGCGTCAAAATGTCGTCATGAGCAATCTGGCCAACATCACTACGCCCAACTACAAGGCGCAACGGCTGACCTTCGAAGAAGATCTGCAGTCCGCCTTGAACCTGGATGCGCGCGGCAAGATGAGCCGCACCGCAGGCGCTCACGTTCCCTCTGTATTTTCCAGTGACTCCTTCGGAGCGGACTTGGAAAAGGGCTTCAAGCATCGCGTCATTCACGGACAGGACAACGTCGATCTCGACAAGGAAATGTCCGTCATGGCCAAGAACACCTTGATGTACAACGCCCTGACCACTGTCCTCAAAAAGAACTTCGAAGGACTCACGACCCTTATTTCGGAGGCGAGTAAGTAA
- the flgC gene encoding flagellar basal body rod protein FlgC: MDFLTALDIGSSALSAERTNLNIISMNLANAKTTRTAEGGPYQRRGVIKATTDVDARFSRVMQDHLTRELKGVRILGISRDSERMKQVFEPGHPDANKDGYVTYPDINVVEEMTNMLTTTRSYEASVASISSVKGMWNKALELGR; encoded by the coding sequence ATGGACTTCCTGACAGCACTCGACATCGGTTCATCGGCCCTGTCCGCAGAACGGACAAATCTGAATATCATTTCCATGAACCTGGCCAACGCCAAGACCACCCGCACCGCCGAAGGCGGACCGTATCAACGGCGCGGCGTGATCAAGGCCACCACCGACGTGGACGCCCGATTCTCCAGGGTCATGCAGGATCATCTGACTCGCGAACTGAAGGGCGTGCGCATTCTGGGCATCTCCCGCGATTCCGAGCGCATGAAGCAGGTCTTCGAACCCGGTCATCCCGATGCCAACAAGGACGGCTACGTGACCTACCCGGACATCAACGTGGTGGAGGAGATGACCAACATGCTCACCACCACCCGCTCCTACGAGGCCAGCGTGGCCTCCATCTCATCCGTCAAGGGAATGTGGAACAAGGCCCTGGAACTGGGAAGATAA
- the fliE gene encoding flagellar hook-basal body complex protein FliE, translated as MAINNIAMNAYRSAIESGKVHQRGADSLTKIGKQGTSGHMRVGSGNSFEKTVSESLKKVNDLQTEKTSMIEAFASGEKQNVHELMISLQKAGLAMKMTSAVRNKVMDAYRELSKMSF; from the coding sequence ATGGCTATCAATAATATCGCAATGAATGCTTACCGCAGCGCCATCGAGTCCGGAAAGGTCCACCAGCGTGGTGCCGATTCCCTGACCAAGATCGGGAAGCAAGGCACCTCCGGGCACATGCGTGTCGGCAGCGGCAACAGCTTCGAGAAGACCGTCTCCGAGTCTCTGAAGAAGGTCAACGACCTGCAGACCGAAAAGACCAGCATGATCGAAGCCTTCGCCTCGGGCGAGAAGCAGAACGTGCATGAGCTGATGATCTCGCTGCAAAAGGCTGGGCTGGCCATGAAGATGACAAGCGCCGTGCGCAACAAGGTCATGGACGCCTACAGAGAACTCTCGAAGATGTCGTTCTAG
- the fliF gene encoding flagellar basal-body MS-ring/collar protein FliF: MSPELTSITEKAKNFWVKTNVSQRILIGGLTTTVIVTFFLLIFWLNQPDYQVLYSRLYPEDASTVVNLLQAEKIPYKLEDNGSVIMVPADKVYDLRLKIAGEGNLHGQGLGFEIFDDVQVGQTDFVQRINYQRALQGELARTISEFPQVDRARVHLVLPHKTLFVEEQSKPSASVVLKLKSGEKMEPKEVDGIVNLIALAVEGMDPNMITVADTTGVMLFTPRGLESSQGMSSTQLGQKVSIENNLEQRIEQMLMPLYGPGRVIAKVNAELDFSRKTSRYEEYDPESAVVRSEQRSEETQQGDANIQSGSPEPNFRGEGGGPATSNQQGSRESRTTNYEINKVEREVISPMGELKRLTVAVIVDGIYTEQPIGDAAEGEATQTEFAFTPRSAEELNRVKQLVANAVGVDDMRGDTIQVSSISFGGPEMEIRPDVLELVLEYVQRLGKPFLNGLLIFLFLVMVVRPVVMALIRPKTEVEGVEGIAGLPEGEGRIALIEGDDEEDALDALRKIDDIRAHALQLSEQNMDGTMAIIKNWLKQEAPA, from the coding sequence ATGTCGCCCGAACTGACAAGCATCACCGAAAAGGCCAAAAACTTCTGGGTCAAGACCAACGTCTCCCAGCGTATCCTGATCGGTGGACTGACCACCACGGTCATCGTCACCTTCTTCCTGCTCATTTTCTGGCTCAACCAGCCGGACTATCAGGTGTTGTACTCACGCCTCTACCCCGAAGACGCATCCACCGTCGTCAACCTGCTGCAGGCTGAAAAGATTCCCTACAAGCTGGAAGACAACGGCTCCGTCATCATGGTTCCGGCAGACAAGGTCTATGACCTGCGCCTGAAGATCGCCGGTGAAGGCAACCTGCATGGCCAGGGCCTGGGCTTTGAGATCTTCGACGATGTTCAGGTCGGCCAGACCGACTTTGTGCAGCGCATCAACTACCAGCGAGCCCTGCAGGGTGAGCTGGCCAGAACCATCTCCGAATTTCCCCAGGTCGACCGGGCGCGGGTGCATCTGGTGCTGCCCCACAAGACCCTGTTTGTGGAAGAGCAGTCCAAGCCTTCGGCTTCGGTCGTACTGAAGCTCAAGAGCGGCGAGAAGATGGAGCCCAAGGAAGTCGATGGCATCGTCAACCTGATCGCTCTGGCCGTCGAGGGCATGGATCCCAACATGATCACCGTGGCCGACACCACGGGCGTGATGCTCTTCACCCCCAGAGGCCTCGAATCCTCCCAGGGCATGAGCAGCACCCAGTTGGGGCAGAAGGTCTCCATCGAGAACAATCTGGAGCAGCGCATCGAGCAGATGCTGATGCCGCTCTACGGCCCAGGTCGAGTCATCGCCAAGGTCAACGCAGAGCTGGACTTCAGCCGCAAGACCTCCCGTTACGAGGAATACGATCCCGAATCTGCAGTGGTCCGCAGCGAACAGCGCAGCGAGGAAACCCAGCAGGGCGACGCCAACATCCAGTCCGGCTCCCCGGAGCCGAACTTCCGGGGCGAGGGCGGTGGCCCGGCCACGTCCAACCAGCAGGGTTCGCGCGAATCCCGTACCACCAACTATGAAATCAACAAGGTCGAACGCGAAGTCATCTCGCCCATGGGTGAGTTGAAGCGCCTGACCGTTGCAGTTATCGTGGATGGCATCTACACTGAACAGCCCATCGGGGATGCGGCTGAGGGCGAAGCCACCCAGACCGAATTTGCCTTTACTCCGCGTAGCGCCGAGGAACTGAACCGCGTCAAGCAGTTGGTTGCCAACGCTGTGGGCGTGGATGATATGCGCGGCGACACCATTCAGGTCTCCAGCATCTCCTTCGGCGGCCCGGAAATGGAAATCAGACCCGATGTTCTGGAACTGGTCCTCGAGTACGTACAGCGACTCGGCAAGCCCTTCCTGAACGGTCTGTTGATCTTCCTGTTCCTGGTCATGGTCGTCCGCCCGGTAGTCATGGCACTCATCCGACCCAAGACCGAGGTCGAGGGCGTGGAAGGCATTGCCGGACTGCCCGAGGGTGAAGGCCGCATCGCACTCATCGAGGGCGATGACGAAGAGGATGCACTGGACGCATTGCGCAAGATCGACGATATTCGTGCCCATGCACTGCAGCTTTCCGAGCAGAACATGGACGGCACCATGGCAATTATTAAGAATTGGCTCAAACAGGAGGCCCCGGCGTAA
- the fliG gene encoding flagellar motor switch protein FliG — MALTGSHKTAILMLAMGEKFTADVFKRLDRAEIAQISKAMVEMETIPKEQVEDVLREFHHQLMVNAEMLMGGPDQVRKLLMKNLDSETAKYILDALELDSGPAPFRELENVSPRILSQILRNEHPQTLALILGHLHPDQAAELLQALPAGVRPEILMRLARLEAVAEEMLMEVDKVLQSQLIAMGGKEGKKVGGVQAVAEILNAVDRSTEEEVLSEIEEESSQMAEDIRNLMFVFEDINALDDRSIRELLKEVSNEDLTKALKGSTEDLQEKFFKNLSERAAAMIREDLEIMGPVRLSEVEGAQQNIVKIVRRLEAEGRVMVGRGGGDVFV, encoded by the coding sequence ATGGCGCTCACCGGTTCACATAAGACAGCGATCCTGATGCTCGCCATGGGCGAGAAGTTCACGGCCGACGTCTTCAAACGCCTCGACAGAGCCGAGATCGCACAGATCTCCAAGGCCATGGTCGAAATGGAAACCATCCCCAAGGAACAGGTGGAGGACGTCCTGCGCGAGTTCCACCACCAGCTGATGGTCAACGCGGAAATGCTCATGGGCGGACCTGACCAGGTCAGAAAGCTGCTCATGAAGAACCTCGATTCCGAGACCGCGAAATACATTCTGGACGCCTTGGAACTGGATTCCGGCCCGGCCCCGTTCCGCGAGCTGGAAAACGTCAGCCCGCGCATCCTGTCGCAGATTCTCAGAAACGAGCACCCGCAGACCCTGGCGCTCATCCTGGGCCACCTGCATCCGGATCAGGCCGCCGAACTGTTGCAGGCTCTGCCCGCAGGCGTACGCCCCGAAATCCTGATGCGACTGGCCAGGTTGGAAGCCGTGGCCGAGGAGATGCTGATGGAAGTGGACAAGGTCCTGCAAAGCCAGTTGATCGCCATGGGCGGCAAGGAAGGCAAGAAGGTCGGTGGCGTCCAGGCAGTAGCCGAGATTTTGAACGCCGTGGACCGCTCCACCGAGGAAGAAGTCCTGTCCGAGATCGAGGAAGAATCCTCGCAGATGGCAGAAGACATCAGAAACCTCATGTTCGTGTTCGAAGATATCAACGCCCTGGACGACCGCTCCATCCGCGAGCTGTTGAAGGAGGTCTCCAACGAGGACCTGACCAAGGCGCTCAAGGGCTCCACCGAGGACCTGCAGGAGAAGTTCTTCAAGAACCTGTCCGAACGCGCCGCTGCCATGATCCGGGAAGACCTGGAAATCATGGGCCCGGTGCGGCTGTCCGAAGTGGAAGGCGCCCAGCAGAATATCGTAAAAATCGTCCGCCGACTCGAGGCCGAAGGCCGGGTCATGGTAGGACGCGGAGGCGGCGATGTCTTTGTCTAA